DNA sequence from the Candidatus Hydrogenedentota bacterium genome:
ATTTCGAAAATTCATCTGCGGTATGGGAGATCCCATTGTAAAACGAATTTTAGTACACAAAGCGTTGGCCGCAGGACTTGAACCCGCGCCCACTTTGGTTAGTCCCAATGCTTTTATCCGTCCTGACTGTTCCTTGGGAAGAGGCGGTGTAGTACATCCGGGAGCCTACCTGTTTACCAATGTGCGCTTTGGCGACTATGTGACTTTTTTTTGTGCCCGTTGCGGTCATGATTGTATTTTTGGTGATTATGCTACCTGTACCTCGGGATGTAACATTGCCGGACATGCTGTCGTTGGTGAGGGTGTTCATCTGGGGCTCGGTACCGCTGTTAGGCAGAGTCTGAGCATTGCCCCGTGGATAACAGTGGGTATGCAAAGTTCCGTGGTGAAAGATCTGACCGAACCCGGCATCGTGGCCTTTGGTAGTCCAGCAGTAAAGGTGCGTGCGATCGATTTTCCGCAGTCTTTTTTAGACACGTGGCGCTCGGACTGGCTGCGAGAGTTGCGTTCTCATGACTAGATCCTCCAAGTCAAGCCCAAAAGCGCCGCCAACGCTGGCTACCATCGCTAAAGCAGCGGGGGTGTCTCCGTCCACCGTAAGCGCGGTTTTGAACAATATGCCCAGAATGAAGAATTACAAAGAAGCTACGATCCGACGTATACGAGCAGAAGCCAAACGCTTGGGATACATGCCGAATCCTCTGGCGCGTACACTGAAAAAGGCAAGGTCCGGAATCATTGGTTTCGTTATGTTGAGTCGTCACAGTCATTATTATGACCAATTGTTACAAGGCGCGGAAGAATATGTGCGTAAAGCCGGGTATGAGCTTATCACCGGCGATATAGCGTACAAACCATCTGAACTCAACCGTTGTATACAGCGTATGTTAGCTTGGCGTGTAGAAGGACTTTTTCTCATGACCGGCGGCAGTATTATCTCTCCTGAAATCCTGACCATGCTTAACGCTGTAGAGGTACCTTATGTCAAAGGTGGTGTATATCAACCGGATGATCCCTGTGCTTGTGTTGATTTCGACAACAATGCGGCAGGCATGAAAATAGGAGAACATCTTGCTGAATTGGGGCATAGCCAGATTGG
Encoded proteins:
- a CDS encoding LacI family transcriptional regulator, with translation MTRSSKSSPKAPPTLATIAKAAGVSPSTVSAVLNNMPRMKNYKEATIRRIRAEAKRLGYMPNPLARTLKKARSGIIGFVMLSRHSHYYDQLLQGAEEYVRKAGYELITGDIAYKPSELNRCIQRMLAWRVEGLFLMTGGSIISPEILTMLNAVEVPYVKGGVYQPDDPCACVDFDNNAAGMKIGEHLAELGHSQIGVIAASNKNYQANERIRGLKDALYNCKTLPMRALDIVRATDADVGLVAGYRYTEQLLRRSPKITAIAYMNDLLAIGGMRYLSERQILIPEGLSVTGFDDLCVDSVANPNNRLGNFVTPALTTVRTPLHEMGRSTMQMLVKMINTHEQPQSFPVLTFEPELIIRESTAPPYQ